A single region of the Raphanus sativus cultivar WK10039 chromosome 1, ASM80110v3, whole genome shotgun sequence genome encodes:
- the LOC108852638 gene encoding heme oxygenase 1, chloroplastic-like, protein MAYLDPISPSLTIFKNPQLTRFQIAISPPNPLLLSRPGIQNLRMSMNKRSVVIASSTTAASEKQKKRYPGESKGFVEEMRFVAMKLHTKEQAKEGEKETKSPEERPVSLWEPTVDGYLRFLVDTKLVYDTLEEEATSPTYAEFKNTGLERSEKLAIDLEWFKEQGYEIPKPTALGKTYSQYLKDLAEKDPQAFICHFYNIYFAHSAGGRMIGRKVAERILEGRELEFYKWDGELSQLLQNVREKLNKVAEEWTREEKNHCLEETDKSFKYSGEILRLILS, encoded by the exons ATGGCTTACTTAGATCCGATCTCTCCATCCCTAACCATCTTCAAGAACCCACAACTCACCAGATTCCAAATCGCCATTTCCCCACCAAACCCACTACTTCTCTCTCGCCCTGGGATTCAGAATCTAAGGATGTCCATGAACAAGAGGTCGGTGGTGATTGCATCATCTACGACGGCGGCATCAGAGAAGCAGAAAAAGAGGTATCCAGGAGAATCGAAAGGGTTTGTGGAGGAGATGAGGTTTGTGGCAATGAAACTTCACACGAAAGAGCAAGCCAAGGAAGGAGAGAAAGAGACCAAATCTCCAGAAGAGCGTCCTGTCTCTCTATGGGAACCCACTGTCGATGGTTACTTGAGGTTTTTGGTGGATACTAAATTGGTTTATGACACGCTTGAAGAAGAAGCCACTTCCCCTACtt ATGCTGAATTCAAGAACACAGGATTGGAAAGGTCAGAGAAACTAGCCATTGATTTGGAGTGGTTCAAGGAACAAGGTTACGAGATTCCAAAACCAACTGCACTTGGTAAAACATACTCTCAGTATCTAAAGGATTTAGCAGAAAAGGATCCTCAAGCATTCATTTGTCACTTCTACAACATCTACTTCGCCCACAGTGCCGGCGGCCGAATGATTGGGAGAAAGGTAGCGGAGAGAATACTCGAAGGTAGAGAACTTGAGTTCTACAAGTGGGACGGCGAGCTTTCCCAGTTGTTGCAGAACGTGAGGGAAAAACTGAATAAAGTTGCCGAGGAGTGgacaagagaagaaaagaatcaTTGTCTGGAAGAGACCGATAAATCATTCAAGTATTCTGGTGAGATACTTCGTCTCATATTGTCCTGA
- the LOC108846231 gene encoding protein indeterminate-domain 6, chloroplastic-like, with amino-acid sequence MSSLYTQSLPLLAIGANNVNPKESALTMIQQSNTVVSPPPPKNRRNQHGYPNPDAEVIALSPKTIMTTNRFLCEVCNKGFKREQNLQLHGRVHDLPWNLKQKSEKEVRSKVYICPEPTCVHHDPSRALGDLTGIKKHYYRKHCEKKWKCGKCPKSYALQYDWKTHSKICGTKVCRSDCGTIFNSRDDYNSHKTFCNALKQESAINPMVSFPEMGAAGGGSGGRHCFYGGASSALGKQDFYASDLSARGGHGFYCGAASALPHNQFGNNSNTGLTPPAAEYNLNRSSSEKFEKLVPQPTNPNHGPTNFLMQCSSNQGLLAYNDQTLRSQRDLTWLGDRINNNNNSTNLGYFQNNTKNSNQALFTGGAANNDNSALLRGLTSSSTSLSSVVVNGFGKNQNGNLHGLVNSVPVTKNQQGWSHSKVFGPHFGNNLSMGRANMFTFDFLGVNGGIVSSGRNPDPLDTELKFSSPKHPFGNP; translated from the exons ATGTCTTCATTGTACACTCAGTCTTTACCCCTCCTCGCCATCGGAGCAAACAACGTTAACCCTAAAGAGTCGGCGCTGACGATGATCCAACAATCCAACACCGTTGTTTCGCCACCACCACCAAAAAATCGAAGAAACCAACATGGATATCCAA ATCCAGATGCTGAAGTGATAGCGTTATCTCCCAAGACGATCATGACGACAAACAGATTCCTCTGTGAAGTGTGCAACAAAGGATTTAAGCGGGAACAGAATCTACAGCTTCACGGGAGAGTACATGACCTTCCATGGAATCTGAAACAAAAGTCAGAAAAAGAAGTGAGGAGCAAGGTATACATTTGTCCGGAGCCCACGTGCGTCCACCATGACCCGTCACGTGCTCTCGGAGACCTCACCGGAATCAAGAAGCATTATTACCGGAAACACTGTGAGAAGAAGTGGAAATGCGGGAAATGTCCTAAGAGTTATGCTCTTCAATATGATTGGAAAACTCACTCTAAGATTTGTGGTACCAAAGTGTGTCGAAGTGACTGTGGTACCATCTTCAATAG TAGAGACGATTACAATTCGCACAAGACATTCTGTAATGCATTAAAACAGGAGTCAGCAATAAATCCTATGGTGAGCTTCCCGGAAATGGGAGCAGCCGGTGGTGGAAGTGGTGGTAGACATTGTTTTTATGGCGGTGCTTCATCTGCTCTTGGAAAACAAGACTTTTACGCCAGTGATCTTTCTGCTCGTGGCGGACATGGCTTTTATTGCGGCGCTGCTTCTGCTCTCCCTCACAACCAATTCGGTAACAACTCAAACACTGGTTTAACCCCTCCTGCTGCAGAATACAATCTTAACCGTTCATCTTCCGAAAAGTTTGAAAAGCTCGTTCCTCAGCCCACCAACCCTAATCACGGCCCAACCAACTTCCTCATGCAATGCTCTTCGAACCAAGGATTGTTGGCATACAACGATCAGACTCTCAGAAGCCAGCGCGATTTGACTTGGCTCGGTGATAGGAtaaacaataacaacaacagCACTAACCTTGGATATTTTCAGAACAACACCAAGAACTCTAATCAGGCTCTTTTCACCGGGGGTGCGGCCAACAACGATAATTCTGCTTTGCTAAGAGGGTTAACTTCTTCATCTACATCTTTGTCAAGTGTGGTCGTTAATGGATTTGGAAAAAATCAGAATGGAAACCTTCATGGTCTAGTGAACTCTGTACCTGTGACAAAAAATCAACAAGGCTGGTCCCATAGTAAAGTTTTTGGCCCTCATTTCGGTAACAACCTTAGCATGGGACGCGCTAATATGTTCACTTTTGATTTTCTTGGTGTTAACGGAGGAATTGTGAGCAGTGGTCGTAACCCAGATCCTCTGGACACTGAGTTGAAGTTTTCATCTCCAAAGCATCCATTTGGAAACCCTTGA
- the LOC108814538 gene encoding DEAD-box ATP-dependent RNA helicase 5, with translation MAGQKQELPVSGEPLAAVESPMTDATNKKKKKSKKNKHAEVQVPQEVVEELSSKEKKKKRKREEKEMEKEKEEKKKKAEPEASNGGESEQKVVVTGKGAEEAKYAALTSFAESKLPENVLDCCKTFQKPSPIQSHSWPFLLDGRDLIGIAKTGSGKTLAFGIPAIMHMLKKNKSGKGTRNPTCLVLSPTRELAVQISDVLSEAGEPCGLKSICVYGGSSKRPQIDAIRSGVDIVIGTPGRLRDLIESNVLRLSDVSFVVLDEADRMLDMGFEEPVRFILSKTNKVRQMVMFSATWPIDVHKLAQEFMDPNPVKIVIGSEDLAANHDVMQIVEVIDDRARDQRLIALLEKYHKSQKNRVLVFALYKIEAERLERFLQQRGWKAVSIHGNKAQSERTRSLSLFKEGSCPLLVATDVAARGLDIPDVEVVINYSFPLTTEDYVHRIGRTGRAGKKGVAHTFFTQQNKGLAGELVNVLREAGQVVPTDLTKFGTHVKKKESKLYGAHFKEIAADAPKATKITFADSDDEN, from the exons ATGGCTGGACAAAAGCAAGAGCTTCCCGTTTCCGGCGAACCCTTAGCCGCCGTCGAGAGTCCGATGACAGACGCgacaaacaagaagaagaaaaagagcaaGAAGAACAAACACGCAGAGGTCCAAGTGCCTCAAGAGGTCGTCGAGGAGTTGAGTagtaaagagaagaagaagaagcgtaagagagaggagaaggagatggagaaggagaaggaggagaagaagaagaaggcggAGCCTGAGGCTTCAAACGGAGGAGAAAGTGAGCAGAAGGTTGTTGTGACCGGGAAAGGTGCGGAGGAAGCAAAGTACGCAGCTTTAACATCATTTGCTGAGTCGAAGTTGCCTGAGAATGTTCTTGATTGCTGCAAGACTTTCCAGAAACCTTCTCCGATTCAGTCTCACTCGTGGCCCTTTTTGTTGGATGGTCGCGATCTTATCGGGATCGCCAAAACCGGTTCAG GTAAGACATTGGCGTTTGGGATTCCTGCGATTATGCACATGTTGAAGAAGAACAAGAGTGGTAAAGGAACAAGGAACCCGACTTGTCTTGTTCTTTCTCCGACAAGAGAGTTAGCTGTTCAG atTTCTGATGTTTTGAGTGAAGCTGGAGAACCGTGTGGTTTGAAATCGATTTGTGTGTATGGTGGAAGCTCTAAAAGGCCTCAAATTGACGCCATTCGATCTGGAGTT GATATTGTCATTGGTACGCCAGGTCGCTTGAGAGACCTGATTGAGTCTAATGTGCTTCGTCTCTCAGATGTTTCCTTTGTG GTATTGGATGAAGCAGATCGAATGCTTGATATGGGTTTCGAGGAACCAGTCCGGTTTATTCTGAGCAAAACGAATAAAG TTCGTCAGATGGTTATGTTCAGTGCAACTTGGCCTATAGATGTTCACAAATTGGCACAGGAATTCATGGATCCAAACCCGGTCAAG ATAGTCATAGGTTCTGAAGACTTGGCTGCCAACCACGACGTTATGCAAATCGTCGAG GTCATAGACGATCGTGCTCGTGATCAGCGCCTTATTGCTTTACTAGAAAAATACCATAAATCACAGAA GAACAGGGTTTTGGTATTTGCCTTGTACAAGATTGAAGCTGAACGTCTTGAGCGTTTTCTTCAGCAAAG AGGCTGGAAAGCTGTATCCATACACGGAAACAAAGCACAGAGCGAACGTACCAGATCTTTGTCATTGTTCAAAGAAGGATCATGTCCGTTGCTG GTGGCTACCGATGTAGCAGCAAGAGGGCTTGATATCCCGGACGTGGAAGTTGTGATAAACTACAGTTTCCCTTTAACAACAGAGGATTATGTACACAGAATCGGGAGGACGGGTAGAGCGGGTAAAAAGGGTGTTGCCCACACCTTCTTCACACAACAGAACAAG GGTCTTGCTGGAGAGCTTGTGAATGTTCTCAGGGAAGCTGGACAAGTCGTGCCTACTGATCTTACGAAGTTTGGCACTCATGTAAAGAAAAAG gAATCAAAACTGTATGGAGCTCATTTCAAAGAAATAGCAGCTGATGCTCCAAAAGCTACCAAGATCACATTCGCTGATTCTGACGACGAGAACTAG
- the LOC108846252 gene encoding B3 domain-containing protein At1g32030-like — MSGEKEKKKNTKSMYYSDHLKAAEKDISSRNFCNLVDAAVLLYEEDIKFEFLDDIPRKRRSPSKKIARAKSYGDLNESSTSSLFDLNKTPDDSETGEPSNPLQCCYVSSPSSSLTAHPPPTLTEKTSRKRRDTQERKPSTGGKSKKVRVPPFSWKERAIPEWLVSLLETMAATRGYLVTQGPWLIFEKKLTSTDVDPAQSRLLMPFNSLVRNDFLNPVELRIVAQEDEKRIAAQEDEKNGVGAMLVDQQKKMWGLILKRREMVKVEKNGTLNYALICGWNDVVQSNGLKEDDDISVWYFRWRECLCFALVLPPPPDMAQSSSSLDLDV, encoded by the coding sequence ATGTcgggagagaaagagaaaaagaaaaacacaaagagTATGTATTACAGTGATCATCTTAAGGCTGCGGAGAAAGATATAAGCTCGAGAAATTTCTGTAACTTGGTTGATGCGGCCGTCCTCTTATATGAAGAAGAcatcaaatttgaatttttagatGACATCCCAAGGAAAAGAAGGAGTCCGTCGAAAAAAATTGCCCGAGCAAAAAGCTATGGAGACCTTAATGAGTCTTCTACTTCTTCACTTTTCGACCTTAACAAGACCCCAGATGATTCTGAGACAGGAGAGCCATCAAACCCTCTTCAATGTTGTTATGTATCTTCTCCTTCATCGTCTCTCACTGCTCATCCTCCTCCAACCTTAACAGAGAAGACAAGCCGCAAGAGACGTGACACCCAAGAAAGAAAGCCTAGTACTGGTGGTAAATCCAAGAAAGTTAGGGTTCCTCCTTTTTCATGGAAAGAGAGAGCTATTCCGGAGTGGCTAGTAAGTTTATTGGAAACTATGGCAGCAACCAGAGGATACCTTGTAACCCAAGGCCCGTGGCTCATCTTTGAGAAGAAGCTGACCAGTACAGATGTCGACCCGGCACAGAGCCGTCTCTTAATGCCTTTCAACAGCCTAGTCCGCAACGACTTCTTGAATCCCGTGGAGCTGAGAATCGTAGCACAAGAAGATGAAAAGAGAATCGCAGCACAAGAAGATGAAAAGAACGGAGTTGGGGCGATGCTAGTGGATCAACAGAAGAAAATGTGGGGTTTGATTTTGAAGAGACGGGAGATGGTGAAAGTAGAAAAGAATGGAACCTTGAACTATGCTTTGATTTGTGGGTGGAACGATGTCGTTCAGAGTAATGGATTGAAAGAAGATGACGATATCAGTGTTTGGTATTTCAGGTGGCGTGAATGTCTCTGCTTTGCCCTtgttcttcctcctcctcctgacATGGCACAGAGTAGCTCATCTCTTGATCTAGATGTCTGA
- the LOC108846274 gene encoding uncharacterized protein LOC108846274 — protein MASVDNVDGAETFDEEAEEKDEDEIDPLFREFVDEPSIRHDQIPESDDEEEKGCKKKPPEVTHIRRGDGRTCRNIQQYMYDRDKIGFKCMGSNEGGTCELKIYASLLPSDNVWKVRVFVENHSCVPNGQFPMLRIPQIARLFIDKIREKNRIITCQ, from the exons ATGGCTTCAGTTGATAATGTTGATGGGGCCGAAACATTtgatgaagaagcagaagagaaAGATGAAGATGAAATCGACCCGTTGTTCAGGGAGTTCGTCGACGAGCCTTCAATTCGCCACGATCAGATTCCTGAGAGTGATGACGAGGAAGAGAAAGGCTGCAAGAAGAAACCACCAGAGGTGACTCACATCAGACGTGGTGATGGAAG GACATGCCGCAATATCCAGCAGTACATGTATGATAGGGATAAAATTGGCTTTAAGTGTATGGGTTCTAATGAAGGAGGAACTTGtgaattgaaaatatatgcTTCACTTCTGCCAAGTGATAATGTGTGGAAAGTGAGAGTGTTTGTTGAGAATCATTCTTGTGTGCCTAACGGACAGTTTCCAATGCTGAGGATTCCACAAATAGCTAGATTGTTTATTGATAAAATAAGAGAGAAGAACCGGATTATTACATGCCAATGA